The Metabacillus schmidteae genome has a segment encoding these proteins:
- a CDS encoding spore germination protein → MPAIVGAFKVNSVGTSSIVHVGDVITISPHSEVKTFAGAGSFNTGDGLNIYNQNSVTNTYDNDVIDQPITGNL, encoded by the coding sequence ATGCCAGCTATTGTAGGAGCTTTTAAGGTAAATAGTGTAGGAACAAGCAGCATTGTGCATGTTGGAGATGTTATTACTATTTCTCCTCATAGTGAGGTAAAAACATTTGCCGGTGCAGGCTCTTTTAATACAGGTGATGGATTGAACATATATAATCAAAACTCAGTCACAAATACGTATGATAATGATGTGATTGACCAGCCTATCACCGGAAACTTGTAA
- a CDS encoding aspartyl-phosphate phosphatase Spo0E family protein: MPLNEIELKRQQLIKTALHYGINSPKTIQCSQELDLLLLEELKELNKQTIKKTLLITKS, translated from the coding sequence ATGCCTTTGAATGAAATTGAACTTAAAAGACAGCAATTAATCAAAACAGCCCTTCATTACGGAATTAATTCACCCAAAACCATTCAATGCAGCCAGGAATTAGACTTGCTTCTATTAGAAGAATTAAAAGAGCTTAACAAACAAACAATAAAAAAGACTTTGCTTATCACCAAGTCCTAA